One window of Dyadobacter sandarakinus genomic DNA carries:
- a CDS encoding translocation/assembly module TamB domain-containing protein codes for MLKFLKAFGNGLVVVIIFALLALGIATIALQLPSVQTWAVRYATSSISEKLHYPISIGKVNIKWFDVVSLENVSVKDSSRKDLIDVGRIDVNLNVRNIMENASREIYLDEVNVYQPNVKLAIVPETGYLNIDGFIESINRLTAPATPRPKDAPENNTPFIIGRSKVIDGTFSYDDPRKPHDRRKRVFDYSHFQLTNLNGELKDFLVQGDTIAFQARNLRTTDRQTGLAMRDLDTRFLFCQKKMELKELDAQVGSSHLKDEIIFNYNRSGELGDFNHKILMQGHLVGSRVSAEDLGLFSEYIDALHETWYVSGNFYGKVDDFTLSAMNLRFGQGSTLAGSVAFKGLPEMEGVQMDIHLAHTQVQPADLVQYYPEWDQHDNLKKFGTTTMDGSFKGTLEDFTVNAQAGTKLGQLGGDLVFHIADSRSTTYSGKVKTIALDLGTLLDQKDTWQKLDFDGEIHGKGLEIQYASTDMNALVSRVGFRNYEYRNIRLKGNLQNQYFNGQVSARDSNLLASLEGEFDLTGVRNAFDVQGVIERANLQELGLTADPITLRTQLNINVNGNSIDELTGDARLLNTYLLMTSKERNLVIDTLVFSSTQNENLRSLRVESEFLTARAEGPFLPTRAWADITSVLDEYKLYFFENAASRAEYYARKPLRPVQDRYQIDYEVETRNLARFLAFLNPDIHVSKGARAEGFFKMDNTAFLTLSASADTLRYGKNQFVKSDLDVTTSKFVNSAEVLASVLVTSQQQQISALVPTEKLEMEGTWDVDHIDFNGAMHQVKSTNMANLAGEIRFLPAGFDVSFKNSRLNLLDEEWTVPSESLISFAGSSITFSNMGLVSGKQRISLNGTASEDADKTLMIDVKNFGLGSLNPVLNTQLAGIMDGSARIKNVYHDLILDVAFNVESLGYASYEFGNLAGTGDWDQFSKELQIDAQLNKNARRVFLLTGAYRPQLAENTLNLRAVFNYIDFKALEPFAEGLISDVSGTANGTVQIKGMLTAPVLEGSLMVDKGRMKFDYLQSVFTFSDKINFTESEITVNNIIVTDADGNTATVRGGVFHDGFKYFSLGFNADLHNFKILNTVGKDNTMFYGTAYVTGPVAVYGPIDNMSIEANVTSNKGTRIYIPLDGATEVVTQDYIQFVSKLPADSAGAQLADSVARSQLSGGIKMDFNFNLTPDATCEIIFDRQTGDILRGNGSGRLNLNIDTKGDFTMAGTYEIERGEYNFTLQNVINKKFSIKPGSRIIWSGDPYGAQLDVKAGYTQMVSLLGVLPSTSTSGGAGDALSRRYPVEVTIGLSNGLMSPTIRYDLKILDNPSLSAYRGQLEAFQNKLKSDEQELSRQVSSLLVVNQLLPETSLAGQTNQNFLGSSISELVSNQISRWASGINENLEVGVSGLSLDQNALNNLQLRFSYRFLNDRFRVTRDGRFTSGAQNGVVQYNAATLLGEWTLEYWLNNSGSVRVKAYNRNVQNPFSLNTATTGGVSMQFTHSFNRLLPIQKPELKVPYVVPADSVRQDTTANKMLSEKKDSR; via the coding sequence ATGTTAAAATTTCTGAAGGCGTTTGGCAATGGTCTGGTTGTTGTTATCATCTTCGCGCTGCTTGCGCTGGGAATTGCGACCATTGCTCTTCAGCTTCCTTCGGTACAAACCTGGGCAGTGCGCTATGCCACCAGCAGCATTTCTGAAAAGCTGCATTACCCCATATCCATCGGAAAGGTCAACATCAAGTGGTTTGATGTGGTATCCCTCGAAAATGTTTCTGTAAAGGATTCCAGCCGCAAAGACCTCATTGATGTAGGACGCATTGACGTTAACCTCAACGTTCGCAACATCATGGAAAACGCGTCCAGGGAGATTTACCTGGACGAAGTGAATGTATATCAGCCCAATGTGAAGCTGGCCATCGTGCCCGAAACTGGCTACCTCAATATTGATGGCTTTATCGAAAGCATTAACCGGCTCACCGCACCTGCCACGCCCCGCCCCAAAGACGCTCCCGAAAACAATACGCCTTTTATCATCGGCCGCTCGAAAGTGATCGACGGGACATTCAGCTATGACGATCCTCGCAAACCCCATGACCGGCGCAAGCGGGTATTTGATTACTCCCATTTTCAGCTGACAAACCTGAACGGGGAGTTGAAAGATTTCCTTGTGCAGGGTGATACCATTGCTTTTCAGGCCCGGAACCTGCGTACCACAGACCGGCAGACAGGACTGGCCATGCGTGACCTTGATACGCGTTTTTTGTTTTGTCAGAAAAAAATGGAGCTCAAAGAGCTGGATGCGCAGGTGGGCAGCTCGCATTTGAAAGATGAAATCATATTCAACTATAACCGCTCCGGTGAGCTGGGTGATTTCAATCACAAAATACTCATGCAGGGGCACCTGGTGGGTAGCCGGGTAAGTGCGGAAGACCTCGGCCTCTTCTCAGAGTACATCGACGCCCTGCATGAAACCTGGTACGTGTCGGGTAACTTTTACGGAAAAGTTGACGATTTTACACTTTCTGCCATGAACCTGCGCTTTGGGCAGGGCAGTACCCTGGCCGGCTCGGTGGCCTTTAAGGGACTGCCTGAGATGGAGGGCGTACAAATGGATATCCATCTGGCCCATACACAGGTACAGCCTGCTGACCTTGTTCAGTACTATCCTGAATGGGATCAGCATGACAACCTGAAAAAGTTTGGTACTACTACCATGGACGGTTCATTTAAGGGTACACTGGAAGATTTTACAGTGAATGCACAGGCTGGTACAAAGCTCGGGCAGCTGGGCGGTGACCTGGTTTTTCATATTGCAGATTCCCGCTCAACAACGTATTCAGGCAAGGTAAAAACCATTGCATTGGACCTGGGAACGCTGCTTGATCAGAAAGATACCTGGCAGAAACTTGATTTTGACGGCGAAATTCACGGGAAGGGACTCGAAATCCAGTATGCTTCCACCGACATGAATGCCCTGGTAAGCCGGGTGGGTTTCCGTAATTATGAATACAGGAACATCCGGCTGAAAGGAAACCTGCAGAACCAGTACTTCAATGGACAGGTAAGTGCCAGAGACAGTAACCTGCTCGCCAGCCTGGAAGGGGAGTTTGACCTTACCGGGGTACGCAATGCATTTGATGTGCAGGGAGTAATTGAAAGAGCCAATCTGCAGGAACTGGGATTAACCGCAGACCCGATAACGCTGCGTACCCAGCTCAATATCAATGTAAACGGCAACAGTATCGACGAGCTTACCGGCGACGCCCGGCTGTTGAATACGTATCTTTTAATGACCAGCAAAGAACGCAACCTGGTGATTGATACGCTCGTATTTTCATCCACTCAAAATGAAAACTTGCGCAGCCTTCGCGTTGAAAGTGAGTTCCTGACCGCCAGGGCCGAAGGTCCGTTTCTGCCTACCCGGGCCTGGGCAGATATCACCAGCGTGCTGGATGAGTACAAGCTGTATTTTTTTGAAAATGCCGCCAGCAGGGCTGAGTACTATGCCCGAAAGCCGCTCCGCCCTGTTCAGGACAGGTACCAGATCGATTATGAAGTGGAAACACGTAACCTGGCCAGGTTCCTGGCCTTCCTGAATCCTGATATCCATGTTTCCAAAGGTGCGCGGGCGGAGGGTTTTTTCAAAATGGACAACACGGCTTTTCTTACACTCAGCGCTTCGGCTGATACGCTGCGGTATGGTAAAAACCAGTTTGTGAAATCTGACCTGGATGTCACCACCTCCAAGTTCGTCAACAGTGCGGAGGTACTGGCCTCGGTGCTGGTGACCTCGCAGCAGCAGCAGATCAGCGCGCTGGTCCCTACCGAGAAGCTTGAAATGGAAGGTACCTGGGATGTAGATCACATTGATTTCAATGGCGCTATGCATCAGGTAAAAAGTACCAATATGGCCAATCTCGCGGGGGAAATCCGGTTTTTGCCCGCTGGTTTCGATGTCAGCTTTAAAAATTCGCGTCTGAACCTGCTGGATGAAGAATGGACTGTACCTTCCGAAAGCCTGATTTCCTTTGCAGGCAGCAGCATTACGTTCTCGAACATGGGCCTGGTGAGTGGCAAGCAGCGCATATCGCTCAATGGTACCGCCTCCGAGGATGCCGACAAAACGTTGATGATCGACGTGAAAAACTTTGGCCTTGGCAGTCTTAACCCTGTCCTGAATACCCAGCTTGCGGGGATCATGGACGGCTCGGCCCGGATCAAAAATGTATACCACGACCTAATCCTGGATGTTGCGTTCAATGTGGAAAGTCTGGGTTATGCAAGCTACGAATTCGGCAACCTGGCAGGTACGGGCGATTGGGACCAGTTTTCGAAAGAGTTGCAGATTGATGCGCAGCTTAACAAGAATGCGCGTCGGGTGTTTCTGCTGACAGGTGCTTACCGGCCGCAACTAGCCGAAAACACGCTCAATCTCCGTGCGGTGTTCAACTACATTGATTTCAAGGCCCTTGAACCATTTGCCGAAGGCCTGATCTCGGACGTGAGCGGCACAGCGAACGGAACCGTACAGATCAAAGGTATGCTGACTGCCCCGGTTCTGGAAGGCTCACTGATGGTGGATAAAGGCCGTATGAAGTTCGATTACCTGCAATCGGTTTTTACATTTAGTGACAAGATCAACTTTACCGAAAGTGAGATTACTGTAAACAATATTATCGTCACGGATGCTGACGGAAATACAGCGACGGTCCGGGGTGGGGTTTTTCATGACGGGTTCAAATATTTCTCACTTGGGTTTAATGCAGACCTGCATAATTTCAAAATCCTTAATACCGTCGGTAAAGACAACACGATGTTTTATGGTACGGCCTACGTGACCGGGCCTGTGGCCGTGTACGGGCCGATTGACAACATGAGCATTGAGGCTAATGTGACGAGTAATAAAGGCACACGCATTTACATTCCGCTGGATGGTGCCACCGAGGTTGTAACCCAGGATTACATTCAATTTGTCAGCAAGCTTCCGGCAGATAGCGCTGGTGCGCAGCTGGCTGACTCCGTCGCACGCAGCCAGCTGTCGGGCGGAATCAAAATGGACTTTAACTTCAACCTGACCCCGGACGCAACCTGCGAAATCATCTTTGACCGCCAGACAGGTGATATTCTGCGTGGGAATGGCAGCGGCCGGCTCAACCTGAACATTGATACCAAAGGGGACTTTACCATGGCAGGAACCTACGAGATCGAGCGGGGGGAGTATAATTTTACATTGCAAAATGTTATCAACAAAAAGTTCAGCATCAAGCCCGGCAGCCGCATTATCTGGTCGGGCGACCCTTACGGGGCTCAGCTGGACGTAAAGGCAGGATACACCCAAATGGTTTCCCTGCTTGGGGTACTGCCCAGCACAAGTACCTCCGGAGGCGCAGGCGACGCACTTTCCCGGAGGTATCCGGTTGAAGTTACCATCGGACTATCCAATGGACTGATGTCGCCCACGATCCGGTACGACCTGAAAATTCTCGACAACCCGTCACTTAGTGCGTACCGCGGCCAGCTCGAAGCATTCCAGAACAAGCTGAAATCCGATGAGCAGGAGCTTAGCCGGCAGGTGAGCAGCCTGCTGGTAGTCAACCAGCTTCTGCCCGAAACGAGTCTTGCCGGTCAAACGAACCAGAACTTCCTCGGAAGCAGCATCAGTGAGCTGGTGTCCAACCAAATAAGCCGGTGGGCTTCGGGGATTAATGAAAACCTGGAAGTGGGCGTTTCGGGCCTTTCTCTGGACCAGAATGCATTGAATAACCTGCAACTGCGCTTTTCCTACCGGTTTCTCAACGATCGCTTCCGGGTAACCCGTGATGGGCGGTTTACGTCGGGCGCACAAAACGGGGTTGTGCAGTACAATGCGGCAACATTGCTCGGGGAATGGACATTGGAATACTGGCTGAACAACTCGGGCTCGGTGCGGGTCAAAGCGTATAACCGTAACGTACAAAACCCTTTTTCCCTCAATACAGCTACTACGGGCGGGGTCAGCATGCAGTTTACCCACAGCTTCAACCGCTTGCTGCCCATTCAGAAACCGGAACTCAAAGTTCCGTATGTAGTCCCGGCCGACTCTGTGCGGCAGGATACCACGGCCAATAAAATGCTGTCGGAAAAGAAAGACTCCCGCTAG
- the tsaD gene encoding tRNA (adenosine(37)-N6)-threonylcarbamoyltransferase complex transferase subunit TsaD, whose amino-acid sequence MNILAIESSCDETSAAVITNGKICSNVVATQLIHTQYGGVVPELASRAHQQHIVPVVDKALTDAKVGKIDLDAIAFTQGPGLLGALLVGSSFAKSMALGLGIPLIAVHHMQAHVLAHFIDDPRPQFPFLCLTVSGGHTQIVKVNGPLQMEIIGETRDDAVGEAFDKTAKLLDLPYPGGPLIDKHAAAGNPQAYPFPLPEMPGLDFSFSGIKTSFLYFLQKRVRENPDFIHENLDDICASIQFTLIDILLKKLKRASRETGIKEIAIAGGVSANSGLRKSLTELGSQLGWQVYIPAFEYCTDNAAMIAMAAHFKYLANDFTDQTASPLARMEFHS is encoded by the coding sequence ATGAACATTCTCGCAATTGAATCGTCCTGTGACGAAACCTCTGCAGCCGTAATCACTAACGGGAAAATCTGCTCCAATGTTGTAGCTACCCAACTCATTCACACCCAATACGGAGGTGTCGTTCCCGAGCTGGCTTCGCGTGCACACCAGCAGCACATCGTTCCCGTTGTCGATAAAGCGCTTACTGACGCAAAGGTAGGAAAAATTGACCTCGATGCCATTGCATTTACCCAAGGTCCGGGCTTGCTGGGCGCATTGCTCGTCGGAAGCTCCTTTGCCAAATCCATGGCGCTGGGACTGGGTATTCCCCTGATTGCCGTGCACCATATGCAGGCGCATGTACTTGCCCATTTTATCGACGACCCCAGGCCGCAGTTCCCGTTTTTGTGCCTTACGGTCAGCGGCGGACATACGCAGATAGTGAAGGTGAACGGACCTTTGCAGATGGAAATCATCGGTGAAACCCGGGATGATGCTGTGGGTGAAGCTTTTGATAAAACTGCAAAACTGCTTGACCTGCCCTACCCCGGCGGTCCGCTGATTGATAAGCATGCCGCTGCGGGAAACCCTCAGGCCTATCCGTTTCCATTGCCCGAGATGCCCGGCCTGGACTTCTCTTTCAGCGGGATTAAAACTTCATTTTTATATTTCCTGCAGAAAAGGGTGCGTGAAAACCCTGATTTTATACATGAAAATCTGGATGATATCTGTGCGAGCATTCAGTTTACCTTAATCGACATTTTACTTAAAAAACTGAAAAGGGCATCCCGAGAGACCGGGATCAAGGAAATTGCCATCGCCGGTGGCGTTTCGGCAAATTCGGGTTTAAGGAAATCGCTGACCGAATTGGGAAGTCAGCTGGGCTGGCAGGTTTATATCCCTGCTTTCGAGTATTGTACAGACAATGCCGCCATGATCGCCATGGCAGCGCATTTTAAATATTTAGCAAACGACTTTACGGACCAGACAGCCAGTCCGCTGGCCAGAATGGAGTTCCACAGCTGA
- a CDS encoding MOSC domain-containing protein has product MMTLSEIWIYPVKSLGGISLREAHTEERGLQDDRRWMVVDEENVFVTQRVLNKMALIGVEIQDAGLRIFHRHHEGDEVLVPREPVTGELLHVKVWDDIAEAVTVTREADEWLTRQLGKKVRLVVMPESTERKADPRYAQYGENVSFADGFPYHLISQASLDDLNARLADPVTMRRFRPNLVVTGADPYAEDAWTYISIGDVRFQRVKPCARCVLTTIDPQTAEKGTEPLKTLATYRRMDKKVIFGQDFVLSNPGLIRIGDPVTLS; this is encoded by the coding sequence ATGATGACACTTTCGGAAATATGGATTTACCCTGTCAAATCACTCGGAGGAATCAGCCTGCGGGAAGCACACACAGAGGAAAGAGGCCTGCAGGATGACAGGCGCTGGATGGTGGTGGATGAGGAAAATGTGTTTGTCACCCAGCGTGTCCTGAACAAAATGGCCCTGATCGGCGTCGAAATCCAGGATGCGGGACTCAGGATTTTTCACCGCCACCATGAGGGAGATGAAGTGCTCGTACCACGGGAACCAGTCACCGGCGAGTTGCTCCATGTAAAAGTGTGGGACGACATAGCGGAAGCAGTGACAGTCACCCGCGAAGCCGACGAGTGGCTGACACGGCAGCTTGGCAAAAAAGTCAGACTTGTTGTAATGCCGGAGTCCACCGAGCGCAAGGCTGATCCGCGTTATGCACAGTATGGTGAGAATGTAAGTTTTGCGGATGGTTTCCCCTACCACCTCATTTCACAAGCTTCCCTGGACGATCTGAATGCCCGGCTGGCTGATCCGGTAACAATGCGCCGCTTCCGTCCAAATCTTGTAGTGACGGGCGCTGATCCATATGCCGAGGATGCATGGACTTATATTTCAATAGGTGATGTCAGATTTCAGCGTGTGAAACCCTGCGCGCGCTGTGTACTCACAACCATTGACCCACAGACAGCCGAAAAAGGTACGGAACCATTAAAAACACTGGCTACTTACCGGCGTATGGACAAGAAAGTCATATTCGGGCAGGACTTTGTTCTCAGCAACCCGGGCTTAATCCGGATTGGAGATCCCGTGACTTTATCCTGA
- the lpxA gene encoding acyl-ACP--UDP-N-acetylglucosamine O-acyltransferase: MSYSLAYVHSDAKIGQNVEIEPFAMIHKDVEIGEGTWIGSHAVINSGARIGKNCKIYPGAVVSATPQDLKYNNEYTFTIIGDNTTVREYATISRGTEEHWKTVVGSDCLIMAYAHVAHDCRVGSNCIIGNNVQMAGHVHVGDWAIVSALSAVHQFVKIGAHAFVSGASLVRKDVPPFTKAAREPISYVGINSVGLRRRGYTNEKIVEIQNVYRYIYMKGLNNAEALQKIELELPPSNERDIIVNFVRNSERGIMKSPFQTTGSSETEAS, translated from the coding sequence ATGAGTTACTCCTTAGCATATGTCCATTCTGATGCCAAAATCGGTCAGAATGTTGAAATAGAGCCTTTTGCGATGATCCACAAGGATGTTGAAATCGGGGAGGGGACCTGGATAGGATCTCACGCCGTAATCAATTCCGGTGCGAGAATAGGAAAGAATTGCAAGATCTACCCGGGTGCAGTAGTTTCTGCAACACCGCAGGATCTGAAATACAATAATGAGTATACCTTCACCATCATCGGCGATAATACGACGGTTCGCGAGTACGCTACCATCAGCCGGGGTACCGAGGAACATTGGAAAACCGTGGTCGGTTCCGACTGCCTGATCATGGCCTATGCGCATGTGGCCCATGATTGCCGGGTAGGAAGCAACTGCATTATCGGCAACAATGTACAAATGGCCGGGCACGTGCATGTAGGTGACTGGGCGATTGTAAGTGCACTGAGCGCAGTTCACCAGTTTGTAAAAATCGGTGCACATGCCTTTGTATCAGGAGCATCGCTCGTACGCAAGGATGTGCCTCCGTTTACCAAAGCTGCCCGTGAACCCATCTCCTACGTAGGTATCAACTCGGTAGGACTGCGGAGAAGAGGGTATACCAATGAAAAAATTGTTGAAATCCAGAATGTGTACCGCTATATCTATATGAAAGGCCTCAACAATGCCGAAGCCTTGCAGAAGATTGAGCTGGAACTGCCGCCTTCCAATGAGCGGGATATCATCGTCAACTTTGTCCGCAACTCTGAGCGGGGCATCATGAAAAGCCCGTTTCAGACAACCGGCTCCTCCGAAACAGAAGCATCATAA
- a CDS encoding bifunctional UDP-3-O-[3-hydroxymyristoyl] N-acetylglucosamine deacetylase/3-hydroxyacyl-ACP dehydratase: MNEKQQTISKSVSVTGVGLHTGVVATMTFVPAPANHGYKFQRVDLPDMPIVDADVDNVVDLSRGTTIEQNGARIHTVEHTLAALVGLQIDNVLIQLDGPEPPIMDGSSVKFVDALLDAGIEEQNAYRNYFEVPEYVHYKNKEKDTELVALPLSDYRLTVMVDYNSSVISSQHASLNDITLFKDDIAACRTFVFLHELEALYKQNLIKGGDLTNAIVIVDREVQDGELDHLSQLLNKPRVSVDKTKGILNNVDLHYSNEMARHKLLDLIGDLALIGRPIKAQILAARPGHAANVALAKKIKKLIKSGKGDIPQYDPQKAPVFDINQIGQLLAHRYPFQMIDKIIALDENSVVGVKNVTINEQFFLGHFPGNPVMPGVLQLEAMAQTGGILVLTSVPDPDNYWPYLIGIDACRFRRNVFPGDTVIFKCEFTSPMKRGIVKMSGRGYVAGQLVCEADMIASLVKKK; encoded by the coding sequence ATGAACGAAAAACAACAAACCATTTCTAAATCTGTATCCGTTACGGGAGTGGGTTTACATACTGGGGTTGTGGCCACAATGACATTTGTGCCTGCACCAGCCAATCACGGGTACAAATTTCAGCGCGTTGACTTACCGGATATGCCCATCGTGGATGCAGACGTCGACAATGTGGTCGACCTGTCGCGTGGGACAACCATCGAACAAAACGGAGCAAGGATCCATACCGTGGAACACACGCTCGCTGCCCTCGTTGGCTTGCAGATCGACAACGTCCTGATTCAGCTCGACGGTCCCGAGCCGCCCATTATGGACGGAAGCTCCGTCAAGTTTGTGGATGCGCTGCTGGATGCGGGTATTGAGGAGCAGAATGCCTACCGCAATTACTTCGAAGTACCCGAGTACGTTCATTATAAAAACAAAGAAAAAGATACCGAGCTGGTAGCCCTGCCTTTGTCCGATTACCGGCTTACGGTTATGGTAGACTATAATTCCAGCGTGATCAGCAGCCAGCATGCCTCTTTGAACGACATCACCCTTTTCAAGGACGATATAGCAGCTTGCCGTACTTTCGTGTTTTTGCACGAGCTGGAAGCACTTTACAAGCAAAACCTGATCAAAGGCGGTGACCTTACCAATGCCATCGTGATTGTGGACCGTGAGGTACAGGACGGGGAACTTGATCATCTTTCGCAGCTGCTCAACAAGCCGAGGGTTAGTGTTGATAAAACCAAAGGCATACTGAATAACGTTGACCTGCATTATTCCAATGAAATGGCCAGGCACAAGCTGCTGGACCTGATTGGTGACCTGGCCCTGATCGGCCGTCCCATTAAGGCGCAGATCCTCGCCGCGCGCCCCGGCCATGCTGCCAATGTAGCGTTGGCTAAAAAAATAAAGAAGCTTATCAAGTCCGGAAAAGGCGATATTCCGCAATACGATCCGCAAAAAGCGCCCGTTTTCGATATAAACCAGATCGGCCAGCTCCTGGCACACCGGTATCCTTTCCAGATGATCGACAAGATCATTGCATTGGATGAGAACAGTGTGGTTGGCGTAAAAAATGTGACAATCAACGAGCAGTTTTTCCTGGGGCATTTTCCCGGAAACCCTGTAATGCCGGGTGTATTACAGCTGGAAGCGATGGCTCAGACGGGCGGTATCCTGGTACTGACCAGTGTTCCGGATCCGGATAATTACTGGCCATATCTGATCGGGATTGATGCCTGCCGGTTCAGGCGGAATGTATTTCCTGGAGATACAGTAATTTTTAAATGCGAATTCACGTCTCCGATGAAGAGAGGGATCGTAAAAATGAGTGGCCGCGGATATGTAGCCGGGCAACTTGTGTGTGAAGCGGACATGATAGCAAGCCTGGTAAAGAAAAAATGA
- the lpxD gene encoding UDP-3-O-(3-hydroxymyristoyl)glucosamine N-acyltransferase gives MKFTVSEIAQMLDGTVVGDDQIIINSAAKIEEGRPGCISFLANSKYENYIYSTNSSAVIVNKDFTPKREIAATLIYVENAYTAFTILLEAYQKKMSGSKSGVEQPSFIGDNSLTGEDCYRGAFSYIGKNCMIGDGVKIYPNAYLGDNISVGDNSVIHPGVRIYDNTIIGKSCVIFANTVIGSDGFGFAPQSDGTYKAIPQTGNVVIEDNVSIGANCSIDCATMGSTIIRAGAKIDNLVQIAHNVEIGKNTVIAAQSGISGSTTIGEQCVIAGQVGIVGHISIANNTKIGAQSGLGKSIKKEGLSLSGSPARDLNEHLRSMALVRRLPEMEERLRELESKEVASVIHKETYK, from the coding sequence ATGAAATTTACTGTCAGCGAGATTGCTCAGATGCTTGATGGAACTGTTGTTGGGGATGACCAGATAATCATTAATTCGGCTGCTAAAATTGAAGAGGGGCGTCCGGGCTGTATTTCATTTTTGGCCAATAGTAAATACGAGAACTACATATATTCGACAAATTCATCTGCGGTAATTGTCAACAAGGATTTCACCCCAAAAAGAGAGATTGCCGCAACACTCATCTATGTTGAGAATGCTTATACCGCATTCACCATCCTGCTTGAAGCTTACCAGAAAAAAATGTCCGGCAGCAAGTCCGGTGTGGAGCAGCCCAGCTTTATAGGCGACAACAGCCTCACTGGTGAGGATTGCTACCGGGGTGCATTTTCATATATCGGTAAAAACTGCATGATCGGCGATGGTGTAAAAATCTATCCCAATGCTTACCTGGGCGATAATATTTCGGTTGGAGACAACTCGGTAATTCATCCGGGGGTTCGCATTTACGACAATACCATTATCGGTAAAAGCTGCGTGATATTTGCCAATACGGTTATTGGAAGCGATGGATTTGGTTTTGCCCCGCAAAGTGACGGTACTTACAAGGCCATTCCTCAAACCGGCAATGTGGTGATCGAGGATAATGTCAGCATTGGGGCCAACTGCTCGATTGACTGCGCTACCATGGGCTCCACCATTATCAGGGCCGGTGCCAAAATAGATAACCTTGTACAGATCGCGCATAATGTGGAGATTGGAAAAAATACCGTAATTGCAGCGCAGTCCGGAATTTCGGGTTCTACTACCATAGGCGAACAATGCGTGATTGCAGGACAGGTTGGTATTGTAGGACATATTTCAATCGCCAATAATACCAAAATAGGTGCTCAGTCAGGACTTGGGAAATCCATCAAAAAAGAGGGGCTTTCACTTTCCGGCTCGCCTGCCCGGGATCTCAACGAACACCTTCGGTCTATGGCGCTGGTACGTCGCCTGCCCGAAATGGAGGAGCGGCTGAGAGAACTGGAAAGCAAGGAAGTAGCCAGCGTGATTCATAAGGAAACTTACAAATAG